From the genome of Spinacia oleracea cultivar Varoflay chromosome 2, BTI_SOV_V1, whole genome shotgun sequence, one region includes:
- the LOC110779640 gene encoding uncharacterized protein, whose product MRVMRIPHSLLDFHRASSFYTQVPVVLLMSDILKGDVNCPALLRFSEVVSLFHEFGHVSLARMNKKDSWLFLWSLYLTVFPSLSGDPFTDEQIDEIRDKWASYFTEHFL is encoded by the exons ATGCGTGTTATgcgaattccacattctttatTGGATTTTCACCGTGCATCATCATTCTATACTCAGGTTCCAGTTGTTCTACTGATGTCTGATATTTTAAAGGGGGATGTTAACTGTCCTGCATTACTGCGATTCTCTGAAGTTGTTAGTCTTTTCCATGAATTTGGCCATGTG TCATTGGCTCGCATGAACAAGAAGGACTCGTGGCTGTTTTTGTGGAGCCTTTATCTTACC gTTTTCCCGTCACTAAGTGGAGATCCTTTCACCGATgagcaaattgatgaaatacGAGACAAATGGGCATCATACTTCACCGAACATTTTTTGTAG